The genome window TGCCTGGTTAGTGTAGTTTGTTTGGGCTTGTGTGAACACTGTCAGTTGAATCCTGGTGGGGGCTGAACAGCCAGACCGAGACTGCTTGAAAAGGTGGATCTTGGTCTGCTGCCAAACCTTTTGCAGAACAGATGTACTATAATGAACCCCAATTTTACTGAACAACCAAGTTGCTTCTGCACTAACTATCTTTGTAATAACTTCGCAACTTCATGATTTTATGGACAAGTCTGCCAAGGAGGTCACGTTTTCAGTCCTATGCAAATATTGAAGATTTGCCTCTTTTAAgtgtcttgtgtgttttgtgagtgtTCTTCTATTTTCTGACCTTTTGCAGGAAGGGTCAGCTGGATGTGCGGGAGCTGATATCTCTCTACCCGTTGCTGCTCCCAGCATCGTCTTCGTTCACACGCTGCCACCCTCCCCTCCACGAGTTTGCAGATCTTAACCACCTGGCTCAGGGTGACCAGGAAAAAGTCCTGCGATGCAAGAAATTCCTTATCAGTTATTTGGGAGAGGTAAATGGAttaaaactggatttatttacgCTGACTTTTGCTTTAAAGTCACATCGTCACTTATATAATACTGCATATTTGTTACaaactgttttccttcatctcgaCAGGTACGAAGCACAGAAGTGGCCaatggctgcagagaggacgTTGACACTGCACTTCTAAAGCTGTATGCTGAGCAGGATCATGACAGCCTTCTAGACTTGGTAGCGTCAGACAATGCCTGCCTACTAGCAGACAGTGTCCCATGGCTGGAGAAATACCACAAGTGTGTATTCTATTTTTAGTTTGagttttaacacacacacagacattttagAGTTTTAACAGCCTTCACATCTGTAGAAGTGCTTCTATTGGAATGGACACAGAAATGCAATTAGTGTGAAACAGCATCCACACATTGTGAATTTGTGCCTGCACTCTGGATTTGTGAAGTGTCATCATTTAATGTGTGTGGCAGCTGTTTGATAAAGAGTAATTGTGGTAAATTGGTCGTCTCTATTTGATCACGTGTCATGCTTAAAACTGTGGTAATTAGCGGAAAAATGAACACTCCTGTGGACATTGTGGGAATCAGTACAGTTTTAATTAATTATTGTGGTCCCAAAATTTGCACATTCCCACAGGGACTGTCTGAGATAGGGCTTTGTTGGATAAATACGTTCCCTTGCTCCTTGCTGTTAATTACCACCCCGGTAAAGCTTAAGTACTGTGTCCAGTTTAATCAAGCCAATTTAATTACCATACAAAAATCTAATCTTGAGGGAGAGGCTTTGTTTCATTCAGtcctttttccccctcctcttaGATATTTTGCACTTGGGCTGCTCTATCATTATAATGGTCAGGATTCAGCAGCACTTCAGGTATGTACGCCTAACATGAGTCTATTAATTCTCACAGGAGAACCAACATGTTTAGGAATTTACCGGAttccctttgtttttcttacagTTGTGGATTCGCGTGGTAGATGGGGATCTTCAGGACTCCACAAGATCTGACCTTTATGACTACATCGTGGActttctctgctcctgctccaaTCTGGACCTTGTCTGGAAGTATGCAGACTGGGCCCTGCGGAAGGATCCCACCGTAGGTTACCCGGACCTCACATGACCTCAGAAATGTAACTGTGCGTTCAGGCAGAGATTAGAAATGCTGGTTAACTTGACATAAAGTTGATTTTTAAAGTGGTTTAACAGTAATGTAAACTAGCTGCTCTgatctttttccttttatttcatctaaactttaattattaattaaaggaaaacGCCTGttgaacaacaaaaagcaaaagaaacaaaaacctgCAAATAGGCCAGTTAATCAAGAGGGCTCTTTTTTGTTAGGAGTCCCTGGTCAGATGGTTAAAAGCACCATAAAaaccaacattttaaaaatgcatgtataCCCACACCACATAAGCGTAATGATACAGTGGAAAAAATCAGTAACAATTCCCTGCAGTCCACATTGAACGCTGGACGATTGAGTAGACATACAAAATGAAAGTAGTCAGTACAGCTGGAGAGAGTCACATTGCAGTGCTCAAGAGCCAGTTCTTCAGTTCCCTATTAAAAATAAAGAAGGTACTGAGTACTCATTGAGCTCCCTTGTATGCTTTTTTTGCAGTACAGTGTCTTGTGACACTGGGAGCTCTCGAGTATTTTATattctgcatgttttctctttggTGCCAGATTATTTTCCCAACATGTTTTAGCTTCATTTTAACCAGACCTTCCTTTCTTGTTCATAGATAGGTGTTCGCATCTTTACAAAGAGGCCTGGCAGTAAAGATCGATCAGAATtaaaccctgatgatgtcatcacttTCCTGGGAAAGCACAAGCAGGCGCTGCTTCTCTACCTGGAACACCTGgtgctggagaggaggacacaggTACAATAAAAAGCCTGGTTCAGGTCTTGGTGTCAACAAGTGTCGTGCAATACAAACAATCTGTGCTCGCTGTGGTGTGTCCTGAGAGGACTTTCCCTGCAGTATCAGTTCTCCAAAGTATTGAATTGCATTATGATCATGGATACTTTTACATGGATTGAAGCAGTCTCACTGTTGACCACATTCTGAATATGAAACTGGTCACATGAGACACAGTGGCTCAGTGACAATGACAGCTTCCTTTTGGCATCTAATCTCAGATTCACAATCGGTTTATTGCCAAGTAGGTTTTTGCATATGAGGGATTTGCCTTGTTTTTTGGGGGCATATCAGCAAACATAGCAAGTACCAAAATacaaagaaagataaaaagtaAGTCAAGAAGCATTGACCAGAGAATGTGGAAAAAGTTCACAGTATGCAGTACAAGCTGCCTTCCTAATGGAAAGTTTATTGAACTCCGATTGTTTTCTTCCATGTCTGcggacacagaaagagaagttCCACACTCACCTGGCTGTGTTGTACCTGGAGAGAGTCTTGTCGTTGTTGTCGGAGTCGCCTAAGGATGAGGAGAAGCTCACCAGAGCTAGAGAGAGGCTCCAAGCCCTGCTCAGGGAGTCCAACCTGTACCGTGTACAGTTACTTTTAGGTGAGAGACAAGTCTGAAGACGCTGTTACACTTcaatgttttcctctgtgttttttctctattttaaatgtaaatttgcAGCATTGTAACAAACATTGTGAGGAGTTTAATGGCATTGTAATGACATTTTAGCTTGTCACAGTACAATCGATAACTGTCATCTTATTCATAGTCCACACGTACATGGTATTTGTCAGAAAGGagcttttttctctgtgttttggccttttggTGAAAATATCCTGAaactctgtttgcagtgttgatgtgtaGACAGTTTTTTGCTTGGCTTTTACTTACTATGCCTAAGGTGTTACTGTGCCTTTGTCCGTGTCGACTTAGCGTTAGACTTAACACATATTGTCTGACAGACTGGCACCATAATTGCGGTGCAGACTTAGTGCAGCTCTGGATGTAAAGGTGACGGGATGTTTGGGGCGTTATACTTTTGTGACTTTCTGAAGAGATCGTTATACAGGTTTTGACTCTTCATGTCCTTCTGCTTTGCTTAGGTAAGACAGAGAACTGTGAACAACTGCTGCTAGAGCGTGCAACACTACATGGAAAACTGGAGGAGCACGACAAAGCCCTGCACATATTGGTGCACAAGCTCAGAGACTTCCCGTCTGCCGAGGCCTTCTGTACATGGGCCTCATCTTGCAGGGATTCTGCTTACCGACAGCGGCTGTTTCACCTGCTCTTGGGGGTGTATCTAGACGGgaaccagacagcagcaggagttCGCAGTGGAGACCTCGAGATGGCGGCAGTGGACCTCCTAAATCGACACGGCGAGGTGTTTGATGCAGCCCGCGTCCTGCGCATGCTCCCTGAGGGCTggtcactgcagctgctgcggcCCTTTTTGGATCAAGCCATCAGGGCCAGCATGCACAAGTGCCGCACCTCCCAGATTGCTCTGGGGCTGTCTCGCTCTGAAAACCTTCAACTGCTGCACGAGAGGGTGAGAAACTTAATAACTTAATACAAAACCATTCAAATAAGTTAAATAAGTATTTACTTCTTCCTCAAATTGCTGCACTTGGttcatgtgttgttttacaGACTTGGTTACGACACCATCATTTTTTAGATTATGACCTTTTTTGTGTTGTGCACAAGTTTGTGATTTAAAGCACAAGGTAGCATTAGTTTTAGAAAGGCttagcaacaacaacaacaagggttaataataatgataacagcaagggaaatgaaaacaatcccAATAATTAGGTGGAGGTGGGAGCAGAATGGTTCCACAAGTAGTTCTTGGCGGGTTATTCTTTTCTTTGATATGAATCTTGTCGAATTTATTTTATAACTTACTCAAATGTAACATGTCTTCAGGCTACAGTGAATTGTGGTTGTTGGGCCAGTGGGTCTGAGGACAAAATGAATAACAGTGCAGAAATGGGCCATCTCTGTCCGCTACTTATAGAATCCTAAACAGAGTACGAACAAGTACTAGAGTCACAATAACATGCGGAGGGGTTAGCATACATTAATCATTTAACATCCGCAGTGTGTTGTAGTTGTGCTCGTTACCCCTTTGTATTGTCATTCTAACTataatttgctttattttctccacagctGAAAGAGCGGAAGAAACCAATCTTTGTGTCGGAAAAGAAGGGATGCCATCTGTGCCACAACACCTTCAGTGAGCCTGAGGTGGTGTGTCTGCCAGGCGGAGTGCCTGTCCACACTCACTGTGTCGCCCAGAGAGTAAGAGACTCTCCCACAAAGAGACAGTTAACTAATAGCAGTAACCATACGTGAGACTTGACCCTTCAAACTACCGTGTGATCTGTGATCAGAGGCACCAACTAAAGCAGTACATGCTAAGTTTTTGGATGGCTGAGGACTGTGGGGATAACAATAAGCACAGAACACCCATTACCGTAGTACAGTCTCCGATGGGGTtgatggaaaacacaaagaaagctgtgtgagtgtgtgtgtgtgcgtgagagtaCAAGGGAGAAACAGATGATTTCATCTATTTATTCCTATCCCCCGGTTATACCACACTTTTCAttgaagtgaaaaaaacaacaacagctaaGTCACCCGGCCCTttaatcagtttaaatgtgtaaTTAATTCAAGACAGGCTCCTGTGCTTATCTGTGGGTTCAGTGCTGTACTGGTCATCGTCTTTGCTTGAACAGTTTGAAACCTGAATTTGAGAAACTGCTTGAACTACAGAACACACAATATTTGGAACCTGTTGCAGATATTTCTGAAGCATGCATTGTATTACCACTCTTACGGTTCTGGTCTAATCACCTCATATGGGTATTGTATTAATATTGTCCTAACTTGCACATTGCAGTGTTGGgtttaaatgtgaaatactACAATGATTCATCAGTTCTGATGGAAACTGAGTCTTTTATGTCTGTCTTTTACTCTCCAAGATCTCgtctcactgctgttttattttcccctcAGCCACATGGGCAGTGGATGTTATATTCACAGTATTTCAGTTGGTGACAATTTGATGCAAACACATTTGGATTTTCAAGGTTATAGTCTCAGTCTCTGTGGAAATCTTGCATTGCTCCACTAGTCATCAGTGAGTGTAACTGGGGAGTCAATACTCAAACTGCATTGTGACAGAAAATGTTACAGCTCAGACACAAGTGGAAGATATGTAGGGCATCATCAAATCCTGTGAAGTCTAGCGTCAGAAGTTTTGTCTGGTTTTGAgtaacaaatgaaataaatcaacagGGACGTTCACTGCCCGCCTGCCGTCATaggttcattttatttgttcCACCGGGGTACATACAGTTATTATACATCATTTGAATCCTGCCAGCAAAGATCAAAAGTTAAGATGTGCTGGTGGAAAACaagtttttttcttcagaatgGGCAAGGAGATAATTTGTTCCAAACATTGAAAtaagtgttttcagttttcaaaagTATGTTACAAGAACAGATAATTAATGCATCTACATTTTTATCTAAACTGTAAAAAGGTATTtgaccacaagatggcagtaatgCGTTAAATGTTCAAAACAAATGGAACGAACCACAGGTGCAGCATTAAGGGATTGCTTTACCATCATTCTACGAAATGTCCTGAATATGGATTTTAAATAATGGGGAAAAAACTATATGAAGCTGTTTGGAACAAATCCTCCAAACTTGTTCCATTGTTATTCCCTCTTGTTTTCTGCACCTCACCACAACCCATTAACGCATACGCTGGTCTTGGTTACAATAAAACGTCATTGGAACTGTGCtattaaaatattttcacaagAATGCTGTGACAGTGTGCAGCACTGGCATGAGACCACCAGAGTAAGTGATAGACATGGATAAGGGGGACTTTCTGCCACATGCTTTCCAAATGTCATATTCGTATAAGATAACAATAAAGGGCATCTTGGACCTTATAAACGTTTCTCCCAAGATAGACAACAAGTTGCAGGAGTGCGATGTGTTTGTGTAGCTAACTTGTGTGAAGAGTCAAAATCAGGGACATATTCCTAAATGTCTGCTGAAGGTGATGCTTTGCTAAAAAAGTGGTTTATGTCACACTATTTCACTTTTACATATTGTTTTTCAAGATGGCAGAAGATACATGAATTTCATAACAGGgatgagaggaaacaaacaaaaaaacatggctgctacGCGGAATACACCTTGTATAAAGTTAAATCAACACTTGTCTCTCGTTGAAGATGCCCTGCCAGTTTCAgcgttattaaaaaaaaaagcagttttgaTGGCTGTAAACCCTTGATCAGGAGGTGTGGAAATGGATCCTTTACACACGACAAACTCTGTGCAAGATGTTTATCCAAAGTACTtctgaaaaagagacaaacataGAGCCCCCATGGACTATAATTTTTTAGGTGAGGCCAATTTCTGAGAAAGACAACAgaagcaaacaccaaaacagagAAGTTTGTCTCCTCAATTGTTTATTTCCAACTCCTTTTCAAACTTAGACACATCACTGTTGTgggtttttgcttgtttctctgGTGCCTGTGCTGTTGATGCTCGCCTTCTGTAATTGCAACCCATTTCTGTAGGGAACTCTGTGCAAACATGGGACTATTTTTCTAACACGGAGATCTGAATATTGTCGATACTGCAAGCTTGCCTCACTTTCCATGACAGAAATTCACAGCTTATGCACAGCATCTTTCTGTCTGAACAGTTTCAGTGTAGCTTGCTTAAAAGGCCTCTTAACCATGACttcaaatgatttaaaaaaaaaataaaaatacagtacagttgtgtgaaaatgctattgtattttataaatatatgtatactGGTATGTATATACTGCATTTGTACTTGTTTGTTGCTTTCTAAATCAATGCCAATGTGGATGGGGTGTACAAACTGTTAATCCGTCCCACTTTAATAAACATGAAACTGTATATGAACCCATGGAGTCTCAATTTCACATTCCAGTGTGTATTTTGCCATGACTATTGCTTGgcacagtgttgtgttttcctctcttgtAATAGCTATTGACGATGAAAACTgtgatggcaaaaaaaaaaaaaaattaaaggaaaTGCTGAAGAGGGCTGTTTAATAAGCTTTGGTACTTCATTGGATAGCATTTAACATCCTTCTGAATGTGGATCATAGTAAAATAAAGGATTTTAGTACACAACACACCATGTCTGACATATACTATAGCTCATAactgcagtggctgcagcctTGTAGTGCTGAGGTAGTGGGTGCTGTTACACTGCTGAAAATAACAAGCTTCATTGCTCACTATAGGTCGTAGTTTACCCActtgaaaatggatggatgagatTCTCCAAAACAGGGCTAACTTGTCGGGGTTGAGGAGGTACTAACATCCTTAGTAAAAGTGGCATCACTCCAATATGAAAATAAGCCATTACAACCAAAACAACTGCATTAAATGTCACCTTAGTATAATTATGTactattagaaaaaaaaagttcttaaaGTGTCGAAGTATAATTAGTTACTATTGTGTAGTTTAAGCTACATCAGGAGATCTTCTCATTAACTCATGTTTTGTATGTGAAATCTTAATCTAAAGTGggaaagctgtcaaataaatacaGTTTCATAATAAAAATATTTCTCACTTAATAAGAGTGGAGAGGTATAACGCAGCATGAGACGGAGGTACAAGTACCTCATATTTGTACctcagtacagtacttgagtaaatactTGGAGCTTGCTAGCTTGTCACACGGCTCACATCTGAACAAGAATCACAGACAGGGACCGTAGAAATACCTGCAAAAAGTTTCACCTTCACTGACACAATATTACAGGCAGAGGTACTGTTGATGCCAGCTGCAACGAAGCCCCCACTGAGGTTGTGAAATTTGTACGGAGGCCACTTTTTCAAGGCAGGACAAAGGGGTCCCCCCTCCGGCTGAACGCCGCCTGCCGGCCAGCTAATTGCTAACAGCACTGGCAGGAGTGAGTAGCAGCTGAGCAACAACTGTACTGTATCAGAGGTGGTCTCCCGCCGCTGTTCGAACTCTCACAAAGGCTGCTACATCCCCTTTCCCCCCCTCACTTTCTgcaaacctgaaaaagaaaagaaacagaaaatgaagaaaccGGAGCAGCTACCTCACAGTTAAGCGAAGTAATTAACGTTATATCTCGCGTAACGTGAGCGACGTGATCTTGCCCTCGTGATTCAAGGGATGTTGCTATGGCAACTTCGTGGCGAGACTCTCCACTTTTCATGTCAAACGTTTGGTAAATTGAAAAATAGACATGCAAGTGCTAGTTCATGAAATGTAGGCTaatttaagggaaaaaaaatctagaGGAAAGCTAGTGAGAGACATGGCTGACATAGAGGATATCCAAGTGAGGTAATGAGCTCTTATGGAGGTAGTAGTTTTTATCCGTTGGCAGTGAAAAGCGTTTGAACAACTAGCATTTTAAATCTGACAATAAACTGCAGTCTGGTCAAAATAAAACTGTAGGCATTTTAGAAGATGTGAATGTACATTTTCTATAAAACCAATTTGTTATTTTACACATCTGCATTTTATAAAAGAACATGCCACGTATGGTGTCTTATGAGTTATAATATGGGCAAGTGTACTATATAGTTAGGTCCATCTGCTCTGCAGGTGAGGAATGTGTCACAGATTATAGAAGTCTAATCATcatcaagataaaaaaaaaacacacaacattttaaaCGTTAATTTTTGAATTCATAAAAACCAATTTATAATTGAAATGTGGTATTTACATGACTAAGAACATTTTACAGTCACATGCATTGATtccatttattttactttattttttgcTCTTAGTTTACCATGTGAAAATTCTGGTGAGGAACCAGAAAGAAATGC of Chaetodon auriga isolate fChaAug3 chromosome 1, fChaAug3.hap1, whole genome shotgun sequence contains these proteins:
- the tgfbrap1 gene encoding transforming growth factor-beta receptor-associated protein 1 homolog, whose product is MSVKAFELVPAVERDLLMGDKARINIECIECCGKHLYMGTNDCFIHHFLLDEVTSSKGKLSYSAQKLLHKYLGLKKPVAELRAASALERLIVLCDGMVFLVDMVTLETVPSAAGGGAKIRGVTAFCINENPVNGDPFCVEMGVLSSKRRTVQIYMVYEDRVQLVKEVTTPEQPCAVSLDGYFLCLALATQYMILNYKTGASQDLFPYNSEERRPIVKRIGREEFLLAAPGGLGMFANAEGVSQRAPVNWSESVIGAAVCFPYVVALDESFITIHSMLDQQLKQTLSFRDGHILQDFEGKVILASTKAVYVLVPLPLERQIQDLLASHRVEEALILTEGAQRNIPKDKFQILHKRILQQAGFIQFGQLQFLEAKEHFRKGQLDVRELISLYPLLLPASSSFTRCHPPLHEFADLNHLAQGDQEKVLRCKKFLISYLGEVRSTEVANGCREDVDTALLKLYAEQDHDSLLDLVASDNACLLADSVPWLEKYHKYFALGLLYHYNGQDSAALQLWIRVVDGDLQDSTRSDLYDYIVDFLCSCSNLDLVWKYADWALRKDPTIGVRIFTKRPGSKDRSELNPDDVITFLGKHKQALLLYLEHLVLERRTQKEKFHTHLAVLYLERVLSLLSESPKDEEKLTRARERLQALLRESNLYRVQLLLGKTENCEQLLLERATLHGKLEEHDKALHILVHKLRDFPSAEAFCTWASSCRDSAYRQRLFHLLLGVYLDGNQTAAGVRSGDLEMAAVDLLNRHGEVFDAARVLRMLPEGWSLQLLRPFLDQAIRASMHKCRTSQIALGLSRSENLQLLHERLKERKKPIFVSEKKGCHLCHNTFSEPEVVCLPGGVPVHTHCVAQRVRDSPTKRQLTNSSNHT